A genomic window from Neoarius graeffei isolate fNeoGra1 chromosome 5, fNeoGra1.pri, whole genome shotgun sequence includes:
- the LOC132886250 gene encoding carcinoembryonic antigen-related cell adhesion molecule 2-like produces MPPSQLVRSETENIHVYDCVVGKYLVGDQQHSHMDRFSQEQNLLPPGPINQAVGENVLFVTLPSPQPLSAIRWHFKSSEVVTYIHPGPVTVNLSYVGRVILNYSTGALELKNLTMADTGEYQLTLTYANGIGHKDHTLLQVFEPVFGLGITSPEGNVIEFGSANFTCKGNGTITNTIWMKGNEILAPSSSITFLDDSRTMMISPVKRSDSGNYHCEINNPVSSSKASFSITVNYGPDVRILGASTLEVDSDILLYCSTDSVPPAIVTWTMKGMSIGNTPLYFIVNSNPSNSGDYNCTGWNNVTGLTVSAVHVLTVKVM; encoded by the exons ATGCCTCCATCACAGCTTGTTCGGTCTGAGACAGAGAATATACATGTATACGACTGCGTGGTGGGGAAGTACCTGGTAGGAGATCAACAGCACAGTCATATGGACA GGTTCAGTCAAGAGCAGAATCTGTTACCACCAGGACCAATCAATCAGGCAGTAGGAGAAAATGTGCTTTTTGTCACCCTCCCTTCACCTCAGCCATTAAGCGCTATCAGATGGCACTTCAAAAGCAGTGAAGTGGTCACATATATCCATCCAGGACCTGTGACAGTGAACCTCAGTTATGTTGGTAGAGTCATTCTGAACTATAGTACAGGAGCCTTGGAGCTAAAAAACCTGACTATGGCTGACACTGGAGAGTACCAGTTAACCTTAACATATGCAAATGGTATAGGACATAAAGACCATACTTTACTGCAGGTGTTTG AGCCAGTGTTTGGTCTAGGTATCACCAGTCCTGAGGGAAATGTCATTGAATTTGGCAGTGCCAACTTCACCTGTAAGGGAAATGGCACCATCACTAATACCATATGGATGAAAGGAAATGAGATTCTAGCTCCTAGCAGCAGCATCACATTCTTGGATGACAGCAGAACAATGATGATCAGTCCGGTGAAGAGGTCAGACAGTGGTAATTACCACTGTGAAATAAATAACCCCGTTAGCTCTAGCAAGGCCAGTTTCAGCATTACTGTGAACT ATGGGCCAGATGTGAGGATTTTGGGTGCATCGACTTTAGAGGTAGACTCAGATATCCTCCTCTACTGCTCCACTGATTCTGTGCCCCCTGCCATTGTTACATGGACAATGAAAGGGATGTCTATTGGAAACACACCTCTGTATTTCATAGTGAACAGTAACCCAAGCAATAGTGGGGATTATAACTGTACTGGCTGGAACAATGTCACTGGGCTCACAGTCTCTGCTGTTCATGTTCTGACAGTGAAAG tcatgtaa